The sequence GCTGACCCTGGAGATCACCGAGAGCGCCGCGGTGGACGTGGCCGAGGCCGCGGCCCAGCTGCGGGCGCTGCGCGGGCTCGGCGTGCGCATCGCCCTCGACGACTTCGGGACCGGGCAGTCGTCGCTGACCCTGCTCCACGAGCTCCCGGTCGACCAGCTCAAGCTCGACCGGTCCTTCCTGCGCCCGGGCGGGGCCGGCGCGGAGGTCTCGATGCCGGCGGCCGTGCTGGCCCTGGCCCACGCCGCCCACCTGGAGATCGTCGCCGAAGGGGTGGAGACCGCGGAACAGGCGGCGGCCCTGGCCCGATGCGGTTACCGGTGGGCGCAGGGCTTCCACTTCGCCCGGCCGGCGCCGGCGGACGAGTTCGGCCGGCGCCTGGCGCGCCCGGCCCCCGGTGAGCCGGCGGTCACCGCCCGCGTTCCCCGGTAGCCGCGGCGGCCACCGGCCGCCGGGTGTGGTGATCGCTCCTGGGACGTGGAGCGCGCCTTGACGTGGTCGTGGCCGACGGCGGCGTCGGACATGACCGCCCCGCCGTAGGAGTGACCGGCGGCAGAAGCACCTCCGCACCCGGGCCGCGGAGGCTTCAGCCGGCGAGCGCCCGGCGTCGTGGCAGCCGGCCGGCCGGGCGCCGCTGCGCCGTATCGCGCGCGGCGGCCGGGCGCCGCTGCGCCGTGTCGTGCGCGGCGGCCGGTTCCTCCTCGGCCAGCCGCTGCCGGGCGAACAGCCGGATGAGGTTGTGGAGGCGGTACCGGCCGTTCGTCTCGGCCTGCAGCAGGCTCAGCTCGACGAGTTCCTCGAGGGCGTCCTCGGTGTCGTCCGGGCCGGCCGGTCCGAACACGGCCGCCAGCCGCGCGTCGAACTCCGGCCAGGGCAGCAGCGACAGGCGGCGGAACAGGCACCGGGCCGACGGGGACAGCTGGTCGTAGGACAGGTTGAACGCGGCGGCGAGCCGCAGGTCCCCGGCGGTGAGCTGATCGAGTCGCCGGCGCTCGTCGGCCAGCCGGTCGGCCAGGTGCCGCACGCTCCATTGCGGCCGGCTCGTCAGCCGGTTGCCGGCGATACGCAACGCGAGGGGCAGCCGGCCGCACAGCTCGACCACCTCGCGGACCGCGTCCGCCTGCCGCTGCGGGCCGACACCGACGATGCTCCGCAGCAGCGCGGCCGCGTCCTCGGCGCTCAGGTGCCCGAGACTGAGCCGGTGCACGCCGTCCAGGCCGGCCAGCAACCGGCGACTGGTGACGATGGTCAGGGACGGCCCGGGACCCGGCAGCATCGGCCGGACCTGCGCCTCGTCCGCGGCGTTGTCCAGCACCACCAGGGCTGGCCGGCCGCGCAGCAGGTCCCGGTACAGGCCGGCACGGTCCGCATCGTGCACCGGGGTCTCGCCCTCCGGGACGCCCAGCGCGGCGAGCAGCCGGGCGAGCGCTTCCCCGGGACCGGTCGGACGGGCGTGCATCCCCCGCAGGTCGAGGAAGAACGTGCCGCCGGGGAAGCGCTCGCCCAGCGCATGGGCCGCCTGCACCGCCAACGCCGTCTTGCCCACCCCGGCCACCCCGGACACCGTCGCCACCGGCGCGGCGGCCGGCGCCGGTCGGGCCAGCGCCGCGACCCGGCCCAGCCGGTCGAGTTCGCCACCGCGGCCGGTGAAATCAGCGATCGGGCGCGGCAGCGCGCAGCGACTGGCCGGCCGCGCCGGAGCGGCCCGGGTCCGCCCGGCCAGGAACGTCGAGCGGTCCGCCTCGGACAGCGCGAGCGCCCCAGCCAGCGCTTGGACGGTACGCCGCTGCGGGGCGACGCTGCGCCCGCGCTCCATGTCGCTGATCGCGCGGGCGCTGACCCCGGACGCCTCGGCCAGCTGTTCCATCGTCAGCCCGGCCGCGTGCCGATGTGCGCGCAGCCGGGCACCGAAGGTGCTCCTCACCGTTGCGGCATCTCGCCGAGCACCTCGGTGGACCACGCGTGGCGCAGCGCCACCTCGCGCGCTACGCCATCGCGGTAGCCGCCGCACAGGTCGACCACCTTCCGGCCGCCCCGGTACACCGCCCGCGCGCTCCCGATCTCACGTTTCTCCGCGAAGTTGCGCCGGACCGCATCGACCACGGGGCCGTAGCCCTCGTCCGCGCCACCATGGAGCATGGTGGACGGCACGTCCACTGTGAGCACCAACTCGAAACCTTTCTGCTGTGCGGGACATCGAACGGTGGCATGGCGCGGCTCGCCGTACCAGGGACGGACAGTCCCTGGTACGGCCGGCTCGAACCCGGTCGGCGACCGAGCCGGTCGCGGCGTCGCCCGGGGTCCGGCCGCCATGCCCGGTGCCCCTGCCCTGCGTGGTGACTGCGGTGCGCGCACGGGAAACGCTAGGGAAAACGACGGCCGGCACCCATCCCGCCGGCTGCCCAGCCGGGGTACAGCAGGCACTACCGCCGAGCCGTGTCCTCCAGGTAGCGCAGCACGGCGACGACCCGCCGGTCGGCCCGATCGGTCGGGGTGAGATCCAGCTTGGCGAAGATGCTGCGGATGTTCTTGTGTACGGCGCCCTCGGTCACGAACAGGCGCTCCGCGATGGCGGTGTTGCCCAGCCCCTCGGCCATCAGCGACAGCACCTCCCGCTCACGCGGGCTGAGCCGGCTCAGCGCGGTGTCCGGGCGGCTGCGTGCCAGCAACTGCCCGACCACCTCCGGATCCACCGCGGTGCCGCCCCCGGCCACCCGGTGCAGCGCGGCGAGGAACTCCTCCACCCGTCCCACCCGTTCCTTGAGCAGGTAGCCCAGCCGCCCGGCGCCGCCGGCCAGCAGTTCGGTGGCGAAGGCCTGCTCCACGTACGCGGAGAGCACCAGCACGGCCAGACCGGGACGCCGCCGGCGCGCCTCCCCGGCCGCGACGATGCCCTCGTCGGTGTGCGTGGGCGGCATCCGCACGTCCACGATCGCGACGTCCGGCTCGTGCTCGCCGACCGCGGCGAGGAACTCGGCGGGCGTGCCGGCGGTGGCCACCACGTCGAGCCCTTCCGCCCTCAGCAGCAGGGCCAGCCCCTCGCGCAGCAGGGCGTCGTCCTCGGCGATCACGATCCGCACGGCAGCTCCAGGTCCATCGTCGTCGGCCCACCCGGTGGGCTGGTCAGGGCGAACCGCCCGTCGGACGCCTCGACCCGGCGGCGGATGCCGGCCAGCCCGGACCCGGCCGTCTCGTCGGCGCCGCCCCGGCCGTCGTCGGCGACGCTGAGCCGCAGCCGGTCGCCGTCGAGGCGGACCGAGACGGACACGGCCGTGGCGCCGCTGTGCTTGACCGCGTTGGTCAACGCCTCGGCCACCACGAAGTACGCGGTGGCCTCGACCGACGCGGCACACCGGACGGGCAGGTCGACGTCGAGGCGGCAGGGCAGCGCGCATCCCGCGACGAGACCGTCGAGCGCGCCGGCCAGCCCCCGGTCGTCGAGCACCGGCGGAAGGATGCCCCGCACCACCGTACGCAGCTCGGCGAGCGCCTGCTCGGCGGCGTGCTGCGCCCGGTCGAGGAGCTGCACGGCCGCCGCCACGTCCCGGTCGATCGCACGCCGGGACGCGCCGAGCAGCACGGTCACCGCGACCAGGCGGTTCTGCGTACCGTCATGCAGGGAACGCTCGATGCGGCGCAGCTCGGCGGCATGCGCGTCGAGCGCCGCGGCCCGGGTCGCGGTCAGCTCGGCGACCCGCAGCGTGAGGTCGGTGCCGGGAGCCGGCGCCAGCAGACGGCGGCCCGGCCAGGCCTGCGCCCGGGCCAGCCACTGTCCCGCTCCGAGCAGGACAGCCAGCCAGCCCACCCCGGTCAGGGCCACGCCGACCGCGTCGGCCAGGCCGTCCACGTGCCAGTACGCCACGCCGGGCCCGCCCTCGTCGGGCGGCACCAGGGTGTACCAGAGCGGGAACGTCAGGCTCTGCACCCCGGTGAGCGGCAGGCTCAGGCCGAACAGGCCCACCCCGAACCCGAACGAGGCGTGCAACGGCAGCCAGGCCAGCTCACGACGCACCGCGGGATCGCGCAGGGCGGCCGGCGCGTGCTCCGGCACGGGCGGCGGGCCGAGGACCTGCGGGCCCCAGCGGGACAGGCGGGCCCGCTCGCGGTCGGCGACCGACCGCAGGATCCGCAGCGCGCCGGGGATCAGCGGCAGCCCGACACCGACCACGCTGACGGCGAGCACGATCAGCAGCCCGACCAGAGTCGCGATGGCCAGCACCGATGTACCGAGCCCACCGACGAGATGTTCCAGCGCGTCGACCGCGGCCAGCACCCGGTCGTTGACGTACCGCCGCCGCATGCCCACCACCGCAGTGACGATAGGCGACCGGTGGTGGCCCGGCAGTACAGCAGGCTGTACCACCGATCGTCGCGGTGGCGGGATCGTCGCCGGCCTCGGGTTTGCCTAGCGTGGGCGACACCCCACTGTCGAGGGAGGACCCATGACCGACCGTTTCCGCGTCGACGGCACGCCCGAGCCGTCGTCCGCCCCGCCGCCCATCGGACGCCTGCGCCCGGCGCTGTGGCTGCTGCTGATCGTCAGCCTCACGGTCAACGCCGTCGCCTCGGCGATCGGGGCAACGCTCGCCGGCATCGCATTCGGGCTGGTCACCCTGGCATGTGCCGGCTGGCTGGTGGTCGACCACTACCGGCGCCGCAACCAATGACACCGCGGCTGTCGGGGCTCGGCGGCCGGACCGACGCGCGGGCGAGCCGGCGTCGAATGCCCGCCCGCGACGCGGCCAGGCTCGCAGGCCTGGTCGCGCAGCTTGAGGCCGACGGCGTGACGGCGGCCGCGCCCGCAAGGGCGTCTACCTCGGCACCTTGACCATCGCGACGCAGCTCGCGGAGGGCGCCGGAGAGGGCGATCCGCCACCGTCGCCGCACGTTACCGGGACATGTACCAGAAGCACGACCGGGCCGAGGAGACCGTCGGCGACGTCGAAGCCTGCAAGACGACGGTGGCCTCGATCACCGAACGCCGCGAGCAGGCCGCCTGACGGTGAGGGGTTCCCTCCCCGCTACGTGGTCATGATCGCCCCGAATCAACGTCGCCGTCACCAGCCCACAAGCGGCAGCGACCTGGTCGCCCTCAGCGCAGGCGGGCTCCGCCGTCTCCTGGCCCACGTGATCCACGGCGTCACCGTCTCCTTCGACCGCATCACCGCCGCGCGCGACGCGGGTCGGGGCATGGACCCCTCATCGGCGCGCGCTGTCCGGAACCGAGCCGCGACCTGGCGGAAAGCGGTTGCTCGTGCGTGCACCGCCTCCGAGAGATCGGGCCTGAACGCCTTCGCCACAGCGGGACCGTGGTACCCACAGCCTCAGGTGCGCGTCTGTCCCGCCGACTGACACAGGGGAAGCGTCGGGCATCCGGGACGGGAGAAAGCGGCACAGATGCTGAAGCGTCCTCCGGCATGGGTAGGTTTCCTGATCTTCGGCATGCTCTTCGTCGCCGTCTACCTGCGGCTCCCGGACAACGTGTGGGGAATGCTCGCGTGGGACGGCGTGGCGGTGGCCGGCGCCGCGGCGATCGTGGTCGGCATCCGGCGCAACCGTCCCGGCGGGGCGGCGGCCTGGTGGCTGCTCATGGCCGGCCAGCTGGCCAACGTCGCCGGCGACGTCATCTACTTCTTCGGCCCGGAGAGCGACGACCCGGTTCATCCGTACGACGTCCCGTACCTGCTGGGCTATGTCGTGCAGGTGGCCGGGCTGCTGATCCTGCTGCGGCGGCGAAGTGCCGGGCGGGACTGGGCCACGCTCGTCGACTCCCTGATCATCACGAGTGCCTTCGCGCTGCTGAGCTGGGTGTTCCTGATGAAGCCGGTGGCCGAGGACGCGTCGCTCGGGCTAGTCGGCCAGATCATGGC is a genomic window of Actinoplanes teichomyceticus ATCC 31121 containing:
- a CDS encoding helix-turn-helix domain-containing protein, whose amino-acid sequence is MRSTFGARLRAHRHAAGLTMEQLAEASGVSARAISDMERGRSVAPQRRTVQALAGALALSEADRSTFLAGRTRAAPARPASRCALPRPIADFTGRGGELDRLGRVAALARPAPAAAPVATVSGVAGVGKTALAVQAAHALGERFPGGTFFLDLRGMHARPTGPGEALARLLAALGVPEGETPVHDADRAGLYRDLLRGRPALVVLDNAADEAQVRPMLPGPGPSLTIVTSRRLLAGLDGVHRLSLGHLSAEDAAALLRSIVGVGPQRQADAVREVVELCGRLPLALRIAGNRLTSRPQWSVRHLADRLADERRRLDQLTAGDLRLAAAFNLSYDQLSPSARCLFRRLSLLPWPEFDARLAAVFGPAGPDDTEDALEELVELSLLQAETNGRYRLHNLIRLFARQRLAEEEPAAAHDTAQRRPAAARDTAQRRPAGRLPRRRALAG
- a CDS encoding sensor histidine kinase translates to MRRRYVNDRVLAAVDALEHLVGGLGTSVLAIATLVGLLIVLAVSVVGVGLPLIPGALRILRSVADRERARLSRWGPQVLGPPPVPEHAPAALRDPAVRRELAWLPLHASFGFGVGLFGLSLPLTGVQSLTFPLWYTLVPPDEGGPGVAYWHVDGLADAVGVALTGVGWLAVLLGAGQWLARAQAWPGRRLLAPAPGTDLTLRVAELTATRAAALDAHAAELRRIERSLHDGTQNRLVAVTVLLGASRRAIDRDVAAAVQLLDRAQHAAEQALAELRTVVRGILPPVLDDRGLAGALDGLVAGCALPCRLDVDLPVRCAASVEATAYFVVAEALTNAVKHSGATAVSVSVRLDGDRLRLSVADDGRGGADETAGSGLAGIRRRVEASDGRFALTSPPGGPTTMDLELPCGS
- a CDS encoding response regulator transcription factor; this encodes MRIVIAEDDALLREGLALLLRAEGLDVVATAGTPAEFLAAVGEHEPDVAIVDVRMPPTHTDEGIVAAGEARRRRPGLAVLVLSAYVEQAFATELLAGGAGRLGYLLKERVGRVEEFLAALHRVAGGGTAVDPEVVGQLLARSRPDTALSRLSPREREVLSLMAEGLGNTAIAERLFVTEGAVHKNIRSIFAKLDLTPTDRADRRVVAVLRYLEDTARR